The Medicago truncatula cultivar Jemalong A17 chromosome 4, MtrunA17r5.0-ANR, whole genome shotgun sequence genome includes a region encoding these proteins:
- the LOC11434392 gene encoding transcription factor bHLH25, giving the protein MEESGENWPSHDSDLEIHDKVIFEDGESESVCGDDEYQIGDPTDITKESNEKEITQRLKELSDVIGLKKMDDDTSIVDKARDYVEKLAERVRELEQEAGSNICSNKRTKVNSDEYNCGTGDNTLPEIKARVSKKDVLVIVHCEKQKGILLKILTHLASLHLSVVNSSVLQFGKSILDITIICKMGDGYNISVNELVKTLRMVISTQ; this is encoded by the exons ATGGAAGAGTCAGGAGAAAATTGGCCTTCTCATGATTCTGATTTG GAAATACATGATAAAGTCATTTTTGAAGATGGAGAATCTGAATCTGTGTGTGGTGATGATGAGTATCAAATTGGAGATCCCACAGATATTACAAAGGAAAGCAATGAGAAGGAGATAACACAGAGATTGAAAGAACTTTCAGATGTCATAGGCTTAAAGAAG ATGGACGACGACACTTCAATCGTGGACAAAGCTAGAGACTATGTGGAAAAACTTGCAGAACGTGTGAGAGAGCTAGAACAAGAAGCTGGATCAAACATTTGTAGCAacaaaaggaccaaagtgaaTTCAGATGAGTACAATTGTGGAACAGGTGATAATACTCTTCCAGAGATCAAAGCAAGAGTGTCAAAAAAAGATGTACTTGTCATAGTCCATTGTGAGAAACAAAAGGGTATCTTGCTCAAAATACTGACCCACCTTGCAAGTCTTCATCTTTCAGTAGTTAATAGTAGTGTCTTGCAATTTGGAAAATCCATCCTTGACATCACCATCATTTGTAAG ATGGGTGATGGCTACAACATCTCAGTGAATGAATTAGTGAAAACTCTCAGAATGGTGATATCGACACAATAG